In Ignisphaera sp., the sequence AAGCAGCAAACCTTAATTGGATATGAGCAAGGGTGTTAGGTGTTTTGCCAATGAACCATGTATGTGGCCTTACATCTATTAGTAAAAGCACCTTAGCCTTCGTTTCTCCCAGATCCTCCCTAACCATGAGTTTACCTGTTTTTGCATATGCACTCCAAATAATCTTCTTGACATTGTCTCCAGGGGTATAATCCCTCATATTCGCAAGGTCGTAGAGCCCTCCAATGGCTTTGCCAGCTATATAAACCCCAACTACCTTTTGCAACGACTTCATGCTTAACTCTCCTCGGACTTCTTGTGGCAACGTTACAATGGTTAATCTGTCACTGTAGCTCAGTTCCTCAGCAAAGTATCCTAAGAAATCGCTTACAATAATGGTCACATCACTAAATGCATGTGTACCTGGAGCAAGTAGCTTAACCTTATATGATATGGTTATAGCTGATTTCGGTGGTATAGAAATTACCGCTATTGGGTCACTAGCCGATTCTGTGTATCTAGGGATCTTGTCTATTACAAGAGCTCTTGAAATGGATTCTTCACTGTTGTTTCTAATAACAATACTCATGACTATGTTCTCTAACTCTCTAGCAATGTTTTTCTCGCATATTCTCTTAATCGTTAACTGTGATGCCGCTTTTCTTATTCTATTAAATGATGTGTACTCCTTGTAGAATATTATTACAAGTCCTAACCCTATAGAGTATAGAAAAATGTTTTTTACGGAATAGCCATATACAACTACTACTATGGATAGAACAATATGTGAAAGTCCATAAAGTGTTATTTTCAGGGCACATCGACCTTTTCAATGATATCACTAATAATATTCTCCACTGTCACACCAGATATCTTAGCTTCTCCTCTAAGCACTATTCTATGAGAGAGAGCAGCATGGGCAACATACTTTACATCGTCTGGTGTGACATATTCTCTCCCCCTCATAAGAGCTATAGACTTAGACAGGAGGTATAATGCTATTGCACCCCTTGGAGATGCTCCTATCTTAACAAATCTGTGGCTCCTTGTAGCCTCTACTATGGCTGCAATATACTTCTTAATGTTTTGCTCTACATAAACATCCTTAACAAGTCTAATCATGGTTAAAACCTCTTCCTTATTTAAAACAGGTTGCATATCATCTAGACTCGATATAGATTCGAATTTGTCTAGGATCTCAACAGTTTCATCAATTGTTGGATACCCTATAACAACCTTTGCTAGGAATCTATCTACTTGAGCCTCTGAAAGTGGAAATGTGCCCTCAATTTCTATTGGATTCATGGTTGCTATAACCAGAAAAGGTTTGGGAAGTGGATATGTAATACCCTCTACAGTAACCTGCCTCTCCTGCATGGCCTCAAGCAACGCTGCCTGGGTTTTTGGTGGTGCCCTATTTATCTCATCAACAAATAGAATATTTGTGAATATAGGCCCTTTCCTATATACAAACTTAGATTCCTTTGCATCAAAAAACTGAAAACCTATTATATCAGATGGTAGCATATCAGGAGTTGCTTGAATCCTCTTAAAGTCTAGACCAAGAGATAGTGCCACACATTTAGCCATGAGAGTTTTTGCAACGCCTGGAACACCCTCGAGAAGAATATGACCCTCTGAAAAAAGTGTTGCAAGTATCAATTCAAGCTCTTTTCTCTTGCCCACAACTTTTTTCTGAATATTCTCAACAACTTTTTCAATCATAGAGCCATAGAATTTTATCTTTGAATATTCTGCCATTTGTCAACACCAACTAAGATCTCTTTACGAATATTTTTGATAAATTCTTTGTTGCTCTCTACTGAACTACTTAAATATTTTCTTGGATTAGCCATAATACCGAATTTTACAGTTAGATAAAGCATTGATAGTACAACTAGTCCTGTAAAGAACTCCAATAGACTTACATTACCCTGTCTAAATAAAAGCCATTGAAATAGATCTGACAATCCATTGACAATAACACTGATCGTCTGAGCAATTGCCTGGGCTTCTACAGGTCTATAAACTCTCCCACCCTCATATATTATAAGCCCTTTACCATCAATTATATGCTCCATGAAAAAAATGTTGTTGACTGAAATATTTAATGTAGCTAGAATCTCGTTAATCACTATACTTGAATCACCAATGACAACAATATATCCATTGCCATAACTGACGTTATAAGCTATAGGCATCGAACCATAGAGACACAATATACTTGATTTACTATTAGATGAGAGCAGTGTTTTGGCAACATCTATAACTATCTCAATGGTTGTATTACCAATGATGCATTGAGCTTCTCCTACCCCTGGTATGGCAGTGCTTTGCTCAATGCCTATATAATTCAATATCTGCTTGCTATGGTTAAGCTCATCTCCTACTATAGCTACCCCACCTTTTCCTATCCAAGAGAATAAAGAATCTATGCTATCCACATCCTTATCAGGGCCTAGAATCAACAATACATTGTTTTGGGGATCAAAGTATTTTAACTCATCAAAGCTGTAGATTATCTGTACACTCCTTCTAGTCTTTTCATAGTCATAGAATATTGTGATACCACCCGGACCAATATTGTAGATAGATGGTGGATCAAGATCTAAAATACTTGCAATTGGTTTCTGTGATTGAGAAAATATTACAAGAGATAGAAGTATCAAAGTAAATATTAGTAGCTTATTTTTCAATATTCTTCACTTCATCTATTACAGTTTCTACATCAGCTCTTTGTTTATCTCCGTAGACCACATCCTCATACACATCAACAAATCTTTTCAGAAATGAAAGCTTACTTAGAGTCTCTCTAGGTGTGCAGTATGGACATCTTATTCTGTTTCTAAAATTGACGAAATAATTTCTTAAAATTCTTTTCAAGCCATAATAACTATATTCAATTTTGCACATCTCTTCATAATATTCCTTCTCCCCAAACTGAACGAGAACGTTGGATTCCTCTCTATACCAACTCTTTGTATAAAGCAATGTTATAATGAATATAAGAGCAAAACCAATGAATAGAAGAATATACTCTATAGGGAAATTTGACAATGTATAAAGAGAAGATGAGGATGTAGGAGACCGAACAAACGCTGTGGTCTTTAAAGAAATATTAACTGGCATTGAACTCAAATTTCCTTTTATATTCTCAATCGAATTAATTGAAACAGGTATGTATCTTATGCTCATTGCACCACAGAAAAAGGTATAAGGCCTAACCCCAATATAAGACTTGTTGAGCTTTAATGCATGTGATGATCGAGAATCCGGGGCTGAATGATGTGATGAGCGGTGCAAACGCTGACACAAATCATGCCGATACATTACCTTTGTGAAACGGCATGCTTTAGCTTGTTGATGAATGTTGACAAATACACAATACAGAAAAATACTCTATGTCAATAGATGAAAAAATATTGTTGTTTCACTTTCTTAGCAAAGCTATTAGAGCGCCTATTATGAAACCCACAGACACCGGACCTATGGTCATCAGCCCAAGTAGAGTTGCTAGACTCTTTAAGCTCTCGATTGATAGCCCAATAGTTTTCAGCACATCTGATGGTGCTGCCCCTAGAGACCATATAGATAATAGTGTTCCTAAAGCTAGTATTGCTATAAATGCTAGAATATATTTTAACGCCTTTACAGATACATAGCCAAGTGCTAACCCAAGCAGAAACTGGATGAACATCACTAGATAGCTTTGGTAATTGCTAAGCACAGACCCTACAACATCAGCCATATCTCTTTTTCACCTCTAATAACTTCCGTTATTCTATATATAAGTTTTTTACCCACAATTTAATCAAACATTTTGATGTGAGTCTATGAACATTATAACTTATGGTGTTGGTGGTTTCCGGTTCAGGGTACTCTTTTATCATCATGATTTCGCTATACACTATGCGGAACATGTTACTGATCCAATCGACAACAAAGAAAAACTTGTTATGGCGGATCCACACAACAGGTTCAGTATAATCATATATGACATGACTAGAAACTCTATGGAAGAGCTTGTAGTTCCAGGTAAAACTATTCCTAATCCTCAT encodes:
- a CDS encoding DUF58 domain-containing protein, which encodes MSIVIRNNSEESISRALVIDKIPRYTESASDPIAVISIPPKSAITISYKVKLLAPGTHAFSDVTIIVSDFLGYFAEELSYSDRLTIVTLPQEVRGELSMKSLQKVVGVYIAGKAIGGLYDLANMRDYTPGDNVKKIIWSAYAKTGKLMVREDLGETKAKVLLLIDVRPHTWFIGKTPNTLAHIQLRFAASLVNFLTRNGMVVDAVVCSGIMPKVVVNLRGGEEALYRIFSLIDVGGGCSSQLNSFIDATSYIDKEPSQYDIIILLTNPITLSLDEPANLRELVVVLERLFIVMPMFRYDEFMERDAIAKLLDRISKTLGGALIGIEFSEEGFEIIYGEGKP
- a CDS encoding MoxR family ATPase — protein: MAEYSKIKFYGSMIEKVVENIQKKVVGKRKELELILATLFSEGHILLEGVPGVAKTLMAKCVALSLGLDFKRIQATPDMLPSDIIGFQFFDAKESKFVYRKGPIFTNILFVDEINRAPPKTQAALLEAMQERQVTVEGITYPLPKPFLVIATMNPIEIEGTFPLSEAQVDRFLAKVVIGYPTIDETVEILDKFESISSLDDMQPVLNKEEVLTMIRLVKDVYVEQNIKKYIAAIVEATRSHRFVKIGASPRGAIALYLLSKSIALMRGREYVTPDDVKYVAHAALSHRIVLRGEAKISGVTVENIISDIIEKVDVP